A single region of the Chelmon rostratus isolate fCheRos1 chromosome 5, fCheRos1.pri, whole genome shotgun sequence genome encodes:
- the LOC121606547 gene encoding fibroblast growth factor receptor 1-A-like isoform X3, with translation MPQRSEWSSSRREINSCSSLSRMLMRPSVLLFLALFAQVLRTQCQPANTGEVSVETQAELFTLYLGDRLDLSCSARDSVHAVNWTKDHVAVVDGEHTRIRNGQLEIETVELTDSGLYACTTFGNHSVYFNVTVDTLASSEDEDEDEESSSEEAKLLGSQKLLPMAPQWAHPEKMEKKLHAVPASKTVKFRCQASGNPTPTLKWYKNGKEFKRDHRIGGFKVRDHVWTIIMESVVPSDKGNYTCVVENQHGSINHTYQLDVVERSPHRPILQAGLPANRTAVVGSDVEFECKVFSDPQPHIQWLKHIEVNGSRVGPDGLPYVRVLKTAGLNTTDKEMEVLQLRNVSFDDAGEYTCLAGNSIGFSHHSAWLIVFEAVPHYPPANHTYLEVVIYCVGFFFIAVMIAIAIIVKIRTSSKKSDFNSQLAVHKLAKSIPLRRQVTVSVDSSSSIHSGVMLVRPSRLSSSGSPMLSGVSEYELPQDPRWELPRDRLVLGKPLGEGCFGQVVMGEALGLDKEKPNRVTKVAVKMLKSDATEKDLSDLISEMEMMKIIGKHKNIINLLGACTQDGPLYVIVEYASKGNLREYLRARRPPGMEYCYNPDQVPVENMSIKDLVSCAYQVARGMEYLASKKCIHRDLAARNVLVTEDNVMKIADFGLARDIHHIDYYKKTTNGRLPVKWMAPEALFDRIYTHQSDVWSFGVLLWEIFTLGGSPYPGVPVEELFKLLKEGHRMDKPSTCTHELYMMMRDCWHAVPSQRPTFKQLVEDLDRCLAMTSNQEYLELSVPLDQYSPSYPDTRSSTCSSGEDSVFSHDAGAEEPCLPKFPPHSNGAAIKKR, from the exons ATGCCCCAAAGGTCTGAATGGAGTTCCAGTCGCAGAGAAATCAACAGTTGTAGCTCCCTCAGCAGGATGCTGATGAGGCCAAGTGTACTTCTGTTTCTGGCTTTATTCGCCCAAGTTTTAAGGACCCAGTGCCAGCCTGCCAACACTGGTGAAG TCTCCGTGGAAACGCAAGCAGAGCTGTTCACGCTCTATCTTGGGGATCGTCTGGATCTGAGTTGCTCTGCCAGGGACTCCGTCCATGCTGTCAACTGGACCAAAGACCATGTGGCAGTGGTGGATGGAGAGCACACGCGCATCCGCAACGGGCAGCTGGAGATCGAGACCGTGGAGCTGACGGACTCCGGTCTGTACGCGTGCACCACCTTCGGCAACCACAGCGTCTACTTCAATGTCACAG TCGATACCCTGGCCTCatctgaggatgaggatgaagatgaagagtcTTCGTCGGAGGAAGCCAAACTGCTGGGCAGTCAAAAACTGCTGC CGATGGCCCCGCAGTGGGCTCATCCagaaaaaatggagaaaaagctTCACGCTGTTCCAGCCAGTAAGACTGTGAAGTTTCGATGCCAGGCCAGCGGCAACCCAACTCCCACTCTGAAATGGTACAAGAATGGCAAAGAGTTCAAGAGAGACCATCGCATTGGCGGCTTCAAG GTCCGTGACCACGTGTGGACCATCATCATGGAATCTGTAGTACCCTCTGACAAGGGAAACTATACCTGTGTGGTAGAAAACCAGCACGGCAGCATCAATCACACCTACCAGCTGGATGTAGTCG agcGCTCACCCCACAGGCCAATCCTGCAGGCTGGCCTGCCGGCTAACCGCACCGCAGTGGTGGGCAGCGACGTGGAGTTTGAGTGCAAGGTGTTCAGCGACCCTCAGCCTCATATCCAGTGGCTGAAGCACATTGAGGTCAACGGGAGCCGAGTCGGTCCTGATGGTTTACCGTATGTCCGTGTTCTCAAG ACCGCTGGCCTTAACACCACGGACAAGGAAATGGAAGTCCTCCAACtgagaaatgtgtcttttgatGACGCTGGGGAGTATACCTGCTTGGCGGGCAATTCTATCGGGTTCTCTCATCACTCTGCATGGTTGATCGTTTTTGAAG CTGTCCCTCACTACCCTCCGGCCAACCACACCTACCTGGAGGTGGTCATCTACTGCGTGGGCTTCTTCTTTATTGCCGTCATGATCGCCATCGCAATTATTGTCAAGATTCGCACCTCGTCAAAGAAGAGCGACTTCAACAGTCAGCTGGCCGTCCACAAGCTGGCCAAAAGCATCCCTCTGCGCAGACAGGTAACA GTCTCAGTGGACTCGAGCTCCTCCATCCACTCTGGAGTGATGCTGGTTCGTCCATCCCGCCTCTCCTCCAGCGGATCTCCTATGCTGTCAGGGGTGTCAGAGTATGAACTGCCCCAGGACCCCCGCTGGGAGCTTCCCCGGGACAG ACTTGTTCTCGGGAAGCCGCTGGGTGAAGGCTGCTTCGGGCAGGTGGTGATGGGAGAGGCGCTGGGTCTCGACAAAGAGAAGCCAAACCGTGTCACCAAGGTCGCAGTCAAAATGCTGAAGT CTGACGCCACAGAGAAAGACCTGTCAGACCTGATTTcagagatggagatgatgaagaTCATCGGGAAGCACAAGAACATCATTAATCTGCTGGGAGCCTGCACACAGGATG GTCCTCTGTATGTGATAGTAGAATATGCATCCAAGGGCAACTTGCGGGAGTACCTGCGAGCCCGGCGTCCACCGGGGATGGAGTACTGCTACAACCCAGACCAGGTTCCTGTGGAGAACATGTCGATCAAAGACCTGGTGTCCTGTGCTTACCAAGTGGCCCGAGGCATGGAGTATTTAGCCTCCAAAAAG TGCATCCACAGAGATCTCGCCGCTCGCAATGTTTTGGTAACGGAGGACAACGTGATGAAAATAGCTGACTTTGGCCTGGCAAGAGATATCCACCACATTGATTACTATAAGAAGACAACAAAC GGTCGTTTACCAGTCAAGTGGATGGCCCCGGAGGCGCTGTTCGACCGGATATACACCCACCAAAGTGATGT ctggtctTTCGGGGTTCTGCTGTGGGAGATCTTCACCCTGGGGGGCTCTCCGTATCCCGGCGTCCCAGTGGAAGAGCTGTTCAAGCTGCTGAAGGAAGGTCACCGTATGGACAAGCCCTCAACATGCACTCATGAGCT GTATATGATGATGAGGGACTGCTGGCATGCCGTGCCCTCTCAGAGACCCACAttcaaacagctggtggaggatCTGGACCGCTGCCTGGCCATGACATCCAACCAG GAGTATTTGGAGCTGTCTGTGCCTCTGGACCAGTATTCCCCCAGCTACCCGGACACCcgcagctccacctgctcctccgGCGAGGACTCGGTCTTCTCCCACGACGCCGGAGCCGAGGAGCCCTGCCTGCCAAAGTTCCCTCCCCACTCCAACGGGGCAGCCATTAAGAAACGCTGA
- the LOC121606547 gene encoding fibroblast growth factor receptor 1-A-like isoform X2 has protein sequence MPQRSEWSSSRREINSCSSLSRMLMRPSVLLFLALFAQVLRTQCQPANTGEVSVETQAELFTLYLGDRLDLSCSARDSVHAVNWTKDHVAVVDGEHTRIRNGQLEIETVELTDSGLYACTTFGNHSVYFNVTVDTLASSEDEDEDEESSSEEAKLLGSQKLLPMAPQWAHPEKMEKKLHAVPASKTVKFRCQASGNPTPTLKWYKNGKEFKRDHRIGGFKVRDHVWTIIMESVVPSDKGNYTCVVENQHGSINHTYQLDVVERSPHRPILQAGLPANRTAVVGSDVEFECKVFSDPQPHIQWLKHIEVNGSRVGPDGLPYVRVLKHSGVNSSDAQVLTLYNVTEEESGEYICKVSNYIGEANQSAWLTVTRYEPTAVPHYPPANHTYLEVVIYCVGFFFIAVMIAIAIIVKIRTSSKKSDFNSQLAVHKLAKSIPLRRQVSVDSSSSIHSGVMLVRPSRLSSSGSPMLSGVSEYELPQDPRWELPRDRLVLGKPLGEGCFGQVVMGEALGLDKEKPNRVTKVAVKMLKSDATEKDLSDLISEMEMMKIIGKHKNIINLLGACTQDGPLYVIVEYASKGNLREYLRARRPPGMEYCYNPDQVPVENMSIKDLVSCAYQVARGMEYLASKKCIHRDLAARNVLVTEDNVMKIADFGLARDIHHIDYYKKTTNGRLPVKWMAPEALFDRIYTHQSDVWSFGVLLWEIFTLGGSPYPGVPVEELFKLLKEGHRMDKPSTCTHELYMMMRDCWHAVPSQRPTFKQLVEDLDRCLAMTSNQEYLELSVPLDQYSPSYPDTRSSTCSSGEDSVFSHDAGAEEPCLPKFPPHSNGAAIKKR, from the exons ATGCCCCAAAGGTCTGAATGGAGTTCCAGTCGCAGAGAAATCAACAGTTGTAGCTCCCTCAGCAGGATGCTGATGAGGCCAAGTGTACTTCTGTTTCTGGCTTTATTCGCCCAAGTTTTAAGGACCCAGTGCCAGCCTGCCAACACTGGTGAAG TCTCCGTGGAAACGCAAGCAGAGCTGTTCACGCTCTATCTTGGGGATCGTCTGGATCTGAGTTGCTCTGCCAGGGACTCCGTCCATGCTGTCAACTGGACCAAAGACCATGTGGCAGTGGTGGATGGAGAGCACACGCGCATCCGCAACGGGCAGCTGGAGATCGAGACCGTGGAGCTGACGGACTCCGGTCTGTACGCGTGCACCACCTTCGGCAACCACAGCGTCTACTTCAATGTCACAG TCGATACCCTGGCCTCatctgaggatgaggatgaagatgaagagtcTTCGTCGGAGGAAGCCAAACTGCTGGGCAGTCAAAAACTGCTGC CGATGGCCCCGCAGTGGGCTCATCCagaaaaaatggagaaaaagctTCACGCTGTTCCAGCCAGTAAGACTGTGAAGTTTCGATGCCAGGCCAGCGGCAACCCAACTCCCACTCTGAAATGGTACAAGAATGGCAAAGAGTTCAAGAGAGACCATCGCATTGGCGGCTTCAAG GTCCGTGACCACGTGTGGACCATCATCATGGAATCTGTAGTACCCTCTGACAAGGGAAACTATACCTGTGTGGTAGAAAACCAGCACGGCAGCATCAATCACACCTACCAGCTGGATGTAGTCG agcGCTCACCCCACAGGCCAATCCTGCAGGCTGGCCTGCCGGCTAACCGCACCGCAGTGGTGGGCAGCGACGTGGAGTTTGAGTGCAAGGTGTTCAGCGACCCTCAGCCTCATATCCAGTGGCTGAAGCACATTGAGGTCAACGGGAGCCGAGTCGGTCCTGATGGTTTACCGTATGTCCGTGTTCTCAAG catTCTGGGGTCAATAGCTCGGACGCTCAGGTGCTGACCCTCTACAATGTGACTGAGGAGGAGAGCGGAGAGtatatatgtaaagtgtccAATTATATAGGAGAGGCCAATCAGTCGGCCTGGCTGACTGTCACCAGATATGAGCCCACAG CTGTCCCTCACTACCCTCCGGCCAACCACACCTACCTGGAGGTGGTCATCTACTGCGTGGGCTTCTTCTTTATTGCCGTCATGATCGCCATCGCAATTATTGTCAAGATTCGCACCTCGTCAAAGAAGAGCGACTTCAACAGTCAGCTGGCCGTCCACAAGCTGGCCAAAAGCATCCCTCTGCGCAGACAG GTCTCAGTGGACTCGAGCTCCTCCATCCACTCTGGAGTGATGCTGGTTCGTCCATCCCGCCTCTCCTCCAGCGGATCTCCTATGCTGTCAGGGGTGTCAGAGTATGAACTGCCCCAGGACCCCCGCTGGGAGCTTCCCCGGGACAG ACTTGTTCTCGGGAAGCCGCTGGGTGAAGGCTGCTTCGGGCAGGTGGTGATGGGAGAGGCGCTGGGTCTCGACAAAGAGAAGCCAAACCGTGTCACCAAGGTCGCAGTCAAAATGCTGAAGT CTGACGCCACAGAGAAAGACCTGTCAGACCTGATTTcagagatggagatgatgaagaTCATCGGGAAGCACAAGAACATCATTAATCTGCTGGGAGCCTGCACACAGGATG GTCCTCTGTATGTGATAGTAGAATATGCATCCAAGGGCAACTTGCGGGAGTACCTGCGAGCCCGGCGTCCACCGGGGATGGAGTACTGCTACAACCCAGACCAGGTTCCTGTGGAGAACATGTCGATCAAAGACCTGGTGTCCTGTGCTTACCAAGTGGCCCGAGGCATGGAGTATTTAGCCTCCAAAAAG TGCATCCACAGAGATCTCGCCGCTCGCAATGTTTTGGTAACGGAGGACAACGTGATGAAAATAGCTGACTTTGGCCTGGCAAGAGATATCCACCACATTGATTACTATAAGAAGACAACAAAC GGTCGTTTACCAGTCAAGTGGATGGCCCCGGAGGCGCTGTTCGACCGGATATACACCCACCAAAGTGATGT ctggtctTTCGGGGTTCTGCTGTGGGAGATCTTCACCCTGGGGGGCTCTCCGTATCCCGGCGTCCCAGTGGAAGAGCTGTTCAAGCTGCTGAAGGAAGGTCACCGTATGGACAAGCCCTCAACATGCACTCATGAGCT GTATATGATGATGAGGGACTGCTGGCATGCCGTGCCCTCTCAGAGACCCACAttcaaacagctggtggaggatCTGGACCGCTGCCTGGCCATGACATCCAACCAG GAGTATTTGGAGCTGTCTGTGCCTCTGGACCAGTATTCCCCCAGCTACCCGGACACCcgcagctccacctgctcctccgGCGAGGACTCGGTCTTCTCCCACGACGCCGGAGCCGAGGAGCCCTGCCTGCCAAAGTTCCCTCCCCACTCCAACGGGGCAGCCATTAAGAAACGCTGA
- the LOC121606547 gene encoding fibroblast growth factor receptor 1-A-like isoform X4 — protein MPQRSEWSSSRREINSCSSLSRMLMRPSVLLFLALFAQVLRTQCQPANTGEVSVETQAELFTLYLGDRLDLSCSARDSVHAVNWTKDHVAVVDGEHTRIRNGQLEIETVELTDSGLYACTTFGNHSVYFNVTVDTLASSEDEDEDEESSSEEAKLLGSQKLLPMAPQWAHPEKMEKKLHAVPASKTVKFRCQASGNPTPTLKWYKNGKEFKRDHRIGGFKVRDHVWTIIMESVVPSDKGNYTCVVENQHGSINHTYQLDVVERSPHRPILQAGLPANRTAVVGSDVEFECKVFSDPQPHIQWLKHIEVNGSRVGPDGLPYVRVLKTAGLNTTDKEMEVLQLRNVSFDDAGEYTCLAGNSIGFSHHSAWLIVFEAVPHYPPANHTYLEVVIYCVGFFFIAVMIAIAIIVKIRTSSKKSDFNSQLAVHKLAKSIPLRRQVSVDSSSSIHSGVMLVRPSRLSSSGSPMLSGVSEYELPQDPRWELPRDRLVLGKPLGEGCFGQVVMGEALGLDKEKPNRVTKVAVKMLKSDATEKDLSDLISEMEMMKIIGKHKNIINLLGACTQDGPLYVIVEYASKGNLREYLRARRPPGMEYCYNPDQVPVENMSIKDLVSCAYQVARGMEYLASKKCIHRDLAARNVLVTEDNVMKIADFGLARDIHHIDYYKKTTNGRLPVKWMAPEALFDRIYTHQSDVWSFGVLLWEIFTLGGSPYPGVPVEELFKLLKEGHRMDKPSTCTHELYMMMRDCWHAVPSQRPTFKQLVEDLDRCLAMTSNQEYLELSVPLDQYSPSYPDTRSSTCSSGEDSVFSHDAGAEEPCLPKFPPHSNGAAIKKR, from the exons ATGCCCCAAAGGTCTGAATGGAGTTCCAGTCGCAGAGAAATCAACAGTTGTAGCTCCCTCAGCAGGATGCTGATGAGGCCAAGTGTACTTCTGTTTCTGGCTTTATTCGCCCAAGTTTTAAGGACCCAGTGCCAGCCTGCCAACACTGGTGAAG TCTCCGTGGAAACGCAAGCAGAGCTGTTCACGCTCTATCTTGGGGATCGTCTGGATCTGAGTTGCTCTGCCAGGGACTCCGTCCATGCTGTCAACTGGACCAAAGACCATGTGGCAGTGGTGGATGGAGAGCACACGCGCATCCGCAACGGGCAGCTGGAGATCGAGACCGTGGAGCTGACGGACTCCGGTCTGTACGCGTGCACCACCTTCGGCAACCACAGCGTCTACTTCAATGTCACAG TCGATACCCTGGCCTCatctgaggatgaggatgaagatgaagagtcTTCGTCGGAGGAAGCCAAACTGCTGGGCAGTCAAAAACTGCTGC CGATGGCCCCGCAGTGGGCTCATCCagaaaaaatggagaaaaagctTCACGCTGTTCCAGCCAGTAAGACTGTGAAGTTTCGATGCCAGGCCAGCGGCAACCCAACTCCCACTCTGAAATGGTACAAGAATGGCAAAGAGTTCAAGAGAGACCATCGCATTGGCGGCTTCAAG GTCCGTGACCACGTGTGGACCATCATCATGGAATCTGTAGTACCCTCTGACAAGGGAAACTATACCTGTGTGGTAGAAAACCAGCACGGCAGCATCAATCACACCTACCAGCTGGATGTAGTCG agcGCTCACCCCACAGGCCAATCCTGCAGGCTGGCCTGCCGGCTAACCGCACCGCAGTGGTGGGCAGCGACGTGGAGTTTGAGTGCAAGGTGTTCAGCGACCCTCAGCCTCATATCCAGTGGCTGAAGCACATTGAGGTCAACGGGAGCCGAGTCGGTCCTGATGGTTTACCGTATGTCCGTGTTCTCAAG ACCGCTGGCCTTAACACCACGGACAAGGAAATGGAAGTCCTCCAACtgagaaatgtgtcttttgatGACGCTGGGGAGTATACCTGCTTGGCGGGCAATTCTATCGGGTTCTCTCATCACTCTGCATGGTTGATCGTTTTTGAAG CTGTCCCTCACTACCCTCCGGCCAACCACACCTACCTGGAGGTGGTCATCTACTGCGTGGGCTTCTTCTTTATTGCCGTCATGATCGCCATCGCAATTATTGTCAAGATTCGCACCTCGTCAAAGAAGAGCGACTTCAACAGTCAGCTGGCCGTCCACAAGCTGGCCAAAAGCATCCCTCTGCGCAGACAG GTCTCAGTGGACTCGAGCTCCTCCATCCACTCTGGAGTGATGCTGGTTCGTCCATCCCGCCTCTCCTCCAGCGGATCTCCTATGCTGTCAGGGGTGTCAGAGTATGAACTGCCCCAGGACCCCCGCTGGGAGCTTCCCCGGGACAG ACTTGTTCTCGGGAAGCCGCTGGGTGAAGGCTGCTTCGGGCAGGTGGTGATGGGAGAGGCGCTGGGTCTCGACAAAGAGAAGCCAAACCGTGTCACCAAGGTCGCAGTCAAAATGCTGAAGT CTGACGCCACAGAGAAAGACCTGTCAGACCTGATTTcagagatggagatgatgaagaTCATCGGGAAGCACAAGAACATCATTAATCTGCTGGGAGCCTGCACACAGGATG GTCCTCTGTATGTGATAGTAGAATATGCATCCAAGGGCAACTTGCGGGAGTACCTGCGAGCCCGGCGTCCACCGGGGATGGAGTACTGCTACAACCCAGACCAGGTTCCTGTGGAGAACATGTCGATCAAAGACCTGGTGTCCTGTGCTTACCAAGTGGCCCGAGGCATGGAGTATTTAGCCTCCAAAAAG TGCATCCACAGAGATCTCGCCGCTCGCAATGTTTTGGTAACGGAGGACAACGTGATGAAAATAGCTGACTTTGGCCTGGCAAGAGATATCCACCACATTGATTACTATAAGAAGACAACAAAC GGTCGTTTACCAGTCAAGTGGATGGCCCCGGAGGCGCTGTTCGACCGGATATACACCCACCAAAGTGATGT ctggtctTTCGGGGTTCTGCTGTGGGAGATCTTCACCCTGGGGGGCTCTCCGTATCCCGGCGTCCCAGTGGAAGAGCTGTTCAAGCTGCTGAAGGAAGGTCACCGTATGGACAAGCCCTCAACATGCACTCATGAGCT GTATATGATGATGAGGGACTGCTGGCATGCCGTGCCCTCTCAGAGACCCACAttcaaacagctggtggaggatCTGGACCGCTGCCTGGCCATGACATCCAACCAG GAGTATTTGGAGCTGTCTGTGCCTCTGGACCAGTATTCCCCCAGCTACCCGGACACCcgcagctccacctgctcctccgGCGAGGACTCGGTCTTCTCCCACGACGCCGGAGCCGAGGAGCCCTGCCTGCCAAAGTTCCCTCCCCACTCCAACGGGGCAGCCATTAAGAAACGCTGA
- the LOC121606547 gene encoding fibroblast growth factor receptor 1-A-like isoform X1 has translation MPQRSEWSSSRREINSCSSLSRMLMRPSVLLFLALFAQVLRTQCQPANTGEVSVETQAELFTLYLGDRLDLSCSARDSVHAVNWTKDHVAVVDGEHTRIRNGQLEIETVELTDSGLYACTTFGNHSVYFNVTVDTLASSEDEDEDEESSSEEAKLLGSQKLLPMAPQWAHPEKMEKKLHAVPASKTVKFRCQASGNPTPTLKWYKNGKEFKRDHRIGGFKVRDHVWTIIMESVVPSDKGNYTCVVENQHGSINHTYQLDVVERSPHRPILQAGLPANRTAVVGSDVEFECKVFSDPQPHIQWLKHIEVNGSRVGPDGLPYVRVLKHSGVNSSDAQVLTLYNVTEEESGEYICKVSNYIGEANQSAWLTVTRYEPTAVPHYPPANHTYLEVVIYCVGFFFIAVMIAIAIIVKIRTSSKKSDFNSQLAVHKLAKSIPLRRQVTVSVDSSSSIHSGVMLVRPSRLSSSGSPMLSGVSEYELPQDPRWELPRDRLVLGKPLGEGCFGQVVMGEALGLDKEKPNRVTKVAVKMLKSDATEKDLSDLISEMEMMKIIGKHKNIINLLGACTQDGPLYVIVEYASKGNLREYLRARRPPGMEYCYNPDQVPVENMSIKDLVSCAYQVARGMEYLASKKCIHRDLAARNVLVTEDNVMKIADFGLARDIHHIDYYKKTTNGRLPVKWMAPEALFDRIYTHQSDVWSFGVLLWEIFTLGGSPYPGVPVEELFKLLKEGHRMDKPSTCTHELYMMMRDCWHAVPSQRPTFKQLVEDLDRCLAMTSNQEYLELSVPLDQYSPSYPDTRSSTCSSGEDSVFSHDAGAEEPCLPKFPPHSNGAAIKKR, from the exons ATGCCCCAAAGGTCTGAATGGAGTTCCAGTCGCAGAGAAATCAACAGTTGTAGCTCCCTCAGCAGGATGCTGATGAGGCCAAGTGTACTTCTGTTTCTGGCTTTATTCGCCCAAGTTTTAAGGACCCAGTGCCAGCCTGCCAACACTGGTGAAG TCTCCGTGGAAACGCAAGCAGAGCTGTTCACGCTCTATCTTGGGGATCGTCTGGATCTGAGTTGCTCTGCCAGGGACTCCGTCCATGCTGTCAACTGGACCAAAGACCATGTGGCAGTGGTGGATGGAGAGCACACGCGCATCCGCAACGGGCAGCTGGAGATCGAGACCGTGGAGCTGACGGACTCCGGTCTGTACGCGTGCACCACCTTCGGCAACCACAGCGTCTACTTCAATGTCACAG TCGATACCCTGGCCTCatctgaggatgaggatgaagatgaagagtcTTCGTCGGAGGAAGCCAAACTGCTGGGCAGTCAAAAACTGCTGC CGATGGCCCCGCAGTGGGCTCATCCagaaaaaatggagaaaaagctTCACGCTGTTCCAGCCAGTAAGACTGTGAAGTTTCGATGCCAGGCCAGCGGCAACCCAACTCCCACTCTGAAATGGTACAAGAATGGCAAAGAGTTCAAGAGAGACCATCGCATTGGCGGCTTCAAG GTCCGTGACCACGTGTGGACCATCATCATGGAATCTGTAGTACCCTCTGACAAGGGAAACTATACCTGTGTGGTAGAAAACCAGCACGGCAGCATCAATCACACCTACCAGCTGGATGTAGTCG agcGCTCACCCCACAGGCCAATCCTGCAGGCTGGCCTGCCGGCTAACCGCACCGCAGTGGTGGGCAGCGACGTGGAGTTTGAGTGCAAGGTGTTCAGCGACCCTCAGCCTCATATCCAGTGGCTGAAGCACATTGAGGTCAACGGGAGCCGAGTCGGTCCTGATGGTTTACCGTATGTCCGTGTTCTCAAG catTCTGGGGTCAATAGCTCGGACGCTCAGGTGCTGACCCTCTACAATGTGACTGAGGAGGAGAGCGGAGAGtatatatgtaaagtgtccAATTATATAGGAGAGGCCAATCAGTCGGCCTGGCTGACTGTCACCAGATATGAGCCCACAG CTGTCCCTCACTACCCTCCGGCCAACCACACCTACCTGGAGGTGGTCATCTACTGCGTGGGCTTCTTCTTTATTGCCGTCATGATCGCCATCGCAATTATTGTCAAGATTCGCACCTCGTCAAAGAAGAGCGACTTCAACAGTCAGCTGGCCGTCCACAAGCTGGCCAAAAGCATCCCTCTGCGCAGACAGGTAACA GTCTCAGTGGACTCGAGCTCCTCCATCCACTCTGGAGTGATGCTGGTTCGTCCATCCCGCCTCTCCTCCAGCGGATCTCCTATGCTGTCAGGGGTGTCAGAGTATGAACTGCCCCAGGACCCCCGCTGGGAGCTTCCCCGGGACAG ACTTGTTCTCGGGAAGCCGCTGGGTGAAGGCTGCTTCGGGCAGGTGGTGATGGGAGAGGCGCTGGGTCTCGACAAAGAGAAGCCAAACCGTGTCACCAAGGTCGCAGTCAAAATGCTGAAGT CTGACGCCACAGAGAAAGACCTGTCAGACCTGATTTcagagatggagatgatgaagaTCATCGGGAAGCACAAGAACATCATTAATCTGCTGGGAGCCTGCACACAGGATG GTCCTCTGTATGTGATAGTAGAATATGCATCCAAGGGCAACTTGCGGGAGTACCTGCGAGCCCGGCGTCCACCGGGGATGGAGTACTGCTACAACCCAGACCAGGTTCCTGTGGAGAACATGTCGATCAAAGACCTGGTGTCCTGTGCTTACCAAGTGGCCCGAGGCATGGAGTATTTAGCCTCCAAAAAG TGCATCCACAGAGATCTCGCCGCTCGCAATGTTTTGGTAACGGAGGACAACGTGATGAAAATAGCTGACTTTGGCCTGGCAAGAGATATCCACCACATTGATTACTATAAGAAGACAACAAAC GGTCGTTTACCAGTCAAGTGGATGGCCCCGGAGGCGCTGTTCGACCGGATATACACCCACCAAAGTGATGT ctggtctTTCGGGGTTCTGCTGTGGGAGATCTTCACCCTGGGGGGCTCTCCGTATCCCGGCGTCCCAGTGGAAGAGCTGTTCAAGCTGCTGAAGGAAGGTCACCGTATGGACAAGCCCTCAACATGCACTCATGAGCT GTATATGATGATGAGGGACTGCTGGCATGCCGTGCCCTCTCAGAGACCCACAttcaaacagctggtggaggatCTGGACCGCTGCCTGGCCATGACATCCAACCAG GAGTATTTGGAGCTGTCTGTGCCTCTGGACCAGTATTCCCCCAGCTACCCGGACACCcgcagctccacctgctcctccgGCGAGGACTCGGTCTTCTCCCACGACGCCGGAGCCGAGGAGCCCTGCCTGCCAAAGTTCCCTCCCCACTCCAACGGGGCAGCCATTAAGAAACGCTGA